The Pseudophryne corroboree isolate aPseCor3 chromosome 2, aPseCor3.hap2, whole genome shotgun sequence genome has a segment encoding these proteins:
- the LOC135036294 gene encoding zinc finger protein 706-like, which produces MARGQQKIQSQQKNAKKQAEKKKHGSDQKAAAKAALVFTCPVCRTQMPDPKTFKQHFESKHPKSPMPPELADVQA; this is translated from the exons ATGGCTCGGGGACAGCAAAAGATTCAGTCCCAACAGAAGAATGCCAAGAAACAGGCTGAGAAGAAGAAACATGGAAGCGACCAGAAAGCTGCTGCAAAAGCAGCTTTGGTCTTCACATGTCCTGTGTGCAGG ACACAGATGCCAGATCCCAAAACCTTCAAGCAGCACTTTGAAAGCAAGCACCCTAAGTCTCCAATGCCTCCAGAACTAGCGGATGTGCAGGCATAG